A genomic window from Candidatus Cloacimonadota bacterium includes:
- a CDS encoding cation diffusion facilitator family transporter: MNTKATKKSSVAKVGVITGGTAFVLTVFLGITANSLALWADCAATFLDFMAVFIAWQGFKKVETQSTEKFNYGYGKFESFSSLGMSILMIISFVCIMIIALIRFSNPVAVTGMGVVIGMGAHTIFGVINGSLFFKSIQLDKQDKSSLSSAQRRMYLVKFSANILMVATLILSYFLHQYKWAMYADPVTATIIALMILSNATKIFKHSSRDLLDYALEEQSQLLILRSLANHFDRYENIKDIRTRASGGKIYVEIFLEFDGNLKHSEVMETVNSMQNEITELLNCDEVLIIPV; the protein is encoded by the coding sequence ATGAACACAAAAGCAACTAAAAAATCATCAGTAGCCAAAGTCGGTGTGATTACCGGCGGAACAGCCTTTGTGCTTACGGTTTTCTTGGGAATCACTGCCAATTCTCTGGCTTTGTGGGCAGATTGCGCAGCTACTTTTCTGGATTTTATGGCAGTTTTCATTGCCTGGCAGGGTTTTAAAAAAGTAGAAACTCAATCAACCGAAAAATTCAATTACGGCTACGGCAAATTTGAGAGCTTCTCCAGTTTGGGAATGTCAATTTTAATGATTATCTCATTTGTCTGCATCATGATAATTGCTCTTATTCGTTTCAGCAATCCAGTTGCAGTTACTGGAATGGGAGTTGTCATTGGTATGGGAGCTCACACGATTTTTGGCGTGATAAATGGAAGTCTGTTTTTCAAAAGTATTCAACTTGATAAGCAGGATAAATCTTCTCTCAGTTCTGCTCAACGCAGGATGTATCTTGTAAAGTTCAGTGCCAATATTTTAATGGTGGCAACTTTGATCTTATCTTATTTCCTGCATCAATATAAATGGGCAATGTATGCAGATCCTGTTACTGCCACAATTATTGCTTTGATGATACTTTCCAATGCTACAAAAATCTTCAAACATTCCAGTCGCGATCTTTTAGATTATGCTCTGGAAGAACAGTCACAACTACTTATTTTACGTTCACTGGCAAACCATTTTGATCGTTATGAAAATATCAAAGACATCAGAACACGTGCTTCCGGTGGAAAGATCTACGTGGAAATATTCCTGGAATTTGATGGTAATCTGAAACATTCTGAAGTCATGGAAACGGTCAATTCCATGCAGAATGAAATCACAGAATTACTTAATTGTGATGAGGTGCTGATAATACCAGTTTAA
- the aspS gene encoding aspartate--tRNA ligase has protein sequence MLDFIGSKKRTNYAGRLTEKEVGKTVTLMGWVHRRRDLGGLIFIDLRDITGIVQVVFRPEDGELHKKAGRLRNEYVFAVTGEVCARDEGNINKKMATGSIEVAAENLLLLNDSEPLPVQINENILAEEDLRLKYRYLDLRREKLRRIMLLRHEIVFAIREFLVQHDFYEIETPILMKSTPEGARDYLVPSRIHHGKFFALPQSPQIYKQLLMIAGYDRYFQIARCFRDEDLRADRQPEFTQLDLEMSFVTQDEIFDLNEKLFKYIFRKAIGVELETPFPRLTYKEAMNRFGIDKPDLRFGMELIDISEIVQASEFKVFSGALQSGGSVRCVVAPGCAGYSRKQIDGLTEIAKHLGGRGLAYCKVEEGSLNAGISKFLCEEEVREILKKTEAKDGDLILFAADSNKIVFKVLAEIRNHFGRELNLYDKNDFNFVWITDFPLFEYDDQTQKWETAHHMFTLPKEEHVKYFENEADWDKIEGQLYDLVCNGMELSSGSIRCHRLDIQKKIFDVLGFSEAELEEKFGFFLNALRYGTPPHGGIAPGIDRMVMIMSGADSIRDVIAFPKTLQASDLMSESPAEVSQQQLEELALKIVKTQRSRDTEGTK, from the coding sequence ATGCTGGATTTTATAGGAAGTAAAAAACGAACGAACTACGCTGGCAGACTTACAGAAAAAGAAGTTGGCAAAACTGTAACTTTGATGGGCTGGGTGCACCGCCGCCGCGATCTGGGTGGACTTATTTTTATCGATCTGCGAGATATTACTGGAATCGTACAAGTTGTATTTCGGCCAGAAGATGGGGAGCTGCACAAGAAAGCTGGCAGATTGCGAAATGAATACGTATTTGCTGTTACTGGAGAGGTTTGCGCTCGCGATGAAGGAAATATAAATAAGAAAATGGCAACCGGCAGCATCGAGGTAGCAGCTGAAAATTTACTGCTTCTCAACGATTCTGAGCCGCTTCCTGTTCAGATCAATGAAAATATACTGGCGGAAGAAGATTTACGCTTAAAATACCGTTATTTGGACTTGAGAAGAGAAAAACTTCGTCGTATCATGTTGCTACGTCACGAGATCGTTTTTGCTATTCGTGAATTTCTGGTGCAGCATGATTTCTATGAAATTGAAACTCCGATCCTGATGAAAAGCACTCCGGAAGGGGCACGAGATTATCTTGTTCCCAGCCGTATTCATCATGGCAAATTTTTTGCATTACCGCAGTCTCCGCAAATCTATAAACAGCTTCTGATGATAGCAGGTTACGATCGTTATTTCCAGATCGCACGCTGTTTCCGAGATGAAGATTTGCGTGCCGACAGACAACCGGAATTCACTCAGCTTGACCTGGAAATGAGCTTTGTAACTCAGGATGAAATCTTCGATTTGAATGAAAAATTATTCAAATATATTTTCCGGAAAGCTATTGGGGTGGAATTGGAAACACCATTCCCACGTCTTACCTACAAAGAAGCAATGAACCGCTTCGGCATCGATAAACCGGATTTACGTTTCGGCATGGAACTTATAGATATTTCTGAAATTGTACAAGCATCGGAATTCAAAGTTTTTTCTGGTGCATTGCAAAGTGGTGGAAGCGTTCGCTGTGTAGTTGCACCTGGTTGTGCTGGTTATTCGCGAAAGCAGATCGACGGACTTACAGAAATTGCCAAACATCTCGGTGGGAGAGGATTAGCTTACTGCAAAGTGGAAGAAGGCAGTTTAAATGCCGGAATTTCAAAGTTTTTATGCGAAGAGGAAGTAAGAGAGATCCTGAAGAAAACTGAGGCAAAAGATGGTGATCTGATCCTGTTTGCTGCGGATTCCAACAAAATTGTCTTCAAGGTTCTGGCAGAAATAAGAAATCATTTTGGACGTGAATTGAATTTGTATGATAAAAACGATTTCAATTTTGTCTGGATCACAGATTTCCCGCTTTTTGAGTATGATGATCAAACTCAAAAATGGGAAACAGCGCATCACATGTTCACTTTGCCAAAAGAAGAACACGTGAAATATTTTGAAAATGAAGCAGACTGGGATAAGATCGAAGGGCAGCTTTACGACCTGGTTTGCAACGGCATGGAACTTTCGTCCGGCAGTATTCGTTGTCACCGTTTAGACATTCAGAAGAAGATATTCGATGTATTGGGATTCAGCGAAGCAGAACTGGAAGAAAAATTCGGTTTTTTCCTGAATGCACTTAGATATGGAACTCCTCCACACGGTGGAATTGCTCCTGGAATCGACAGAATGGTGATGATAATGAGTGGAGCCGATTCGATTCGTGATGTTATCGCCTTCCCGAAAACTCTGCAAGCTTCAGATCTGATGAGCGAATCCCCTGCGGAAGTAAGTCAGCAGCAGCTGGAAGAGCTGGCGCTGAAGATCGTGAAAACACAGAGAAGCAGAGACACAGAGGGCACAAAATAA
- a CDS encoding MlaD family protein produces the protein MKFYKNKKANDFKVGLFTLIGLAILVLCYIWFMEILENRNYSHLKVAFDNAGNTEIGSPVTINGVKKGRVEGIEVKQDGVILLLKVQLDFTLLEGTEFYILESSLMGDIQIEIVPGNQAAELDLNNVHSGKRQMGLTRLVANLGEIVVGLQSIMEKVYGEDNLIEDFQAVMDTTKNIMHKVSASFDKNSSQFEQLISNANNFSSKLNKLIDENGEDVSDTIGKTSLLISEIDKTMQNMQKITVDLQSISQKMSNENSSFNRLISEEELYNNLLKATSHMDSLILDIKKNPKKYFEIKVF, from the coding sequence ATGAAATTCTATAAAAATAAAAAAGCCAACGATTTCAAAGTAGGTCTGTTCACATTGATTGGATTAGCTATTTTGGTTCTGTGCTACATCTGGTTCATGGAGATTTTGGAAAATCGAAATTATTCACACTTGAAAGTTGCCTTTGATAATGCCGGAAATACTGAAATTGGAAGTCCGGTAACCATAAATGGTGTAAAAAAAGGACGAGTAGAAGGAATAGAAGTTAAACAGGATGGCGTAATCCTGCTGCTTAAAGTTCAACTTGATTTTACTCTTTTGGAAGGAACGGAATTCTATATTTTAGAATCAAGTTTAATGGGTGATATTCAGATAGAAATAGTTCCGGGAAATCAGGCAGCTGAACTTGATCTGAATAATGTGCATTCCGGAAAAAGACAGATGGGGCTGACGCGTCTGGTTGCCAATCTGGGAGAGATAGTTGTAGGATTGCAATCCATTATGGAAAAAGTTTACGGAGAAGATAATCTGATCGAAGATTTTCAGGCAGTGATGGACACGACTAAAAATATCATGCACAAAGTAAGCGCTTCTTTCGATAAAAATTCATCTCAATTTGAACAATTGATTTCCAACGCAAATAATTTTTCTTCCAAGCTAAATAAGTTGATCGACGAAAATGGGGAAGATGTTTCCGATACAATCGGTAAAACATCACTTCTCATTTCCGAAATTGATAAAACGATGCAAAATATGCAGAAGATCACGGTTGATCTGCAGTCAATTAGCCAGAAAATGAGTAATGAAAACAGCAGTTTCAATCGTTTGATCAGCGAAGAAGAACTTTATAATAATTTGTTGAAAGCCACATCCCACATGGATTCTTTAATCCTCGATATCAAAAAAAATCCCAAGAAATACTTTGAGATCAAGGTCTTTTAA
- a CDS encoding ATP-binding cassette domain-containing protein: MITTIVGESGCGKSVLMKAIEGLIVPTSGSIEIDGEKLLDQNRDGVKRIRKKMAMLFQGSALLDSLDVFQNVALPLKEHTQTSDDEIFEIVEEKLNLVGLENVMHKMPSELSGGMKKRVALARAIILQPDYIIYDEPTTGLDPIIASEITSLIMKLHNNYNITSIVITHDLDCIKNLKSNIAMINDKKIIFNGSFQEFMNSKNEHVRKFSGN, translated from the coding sequence ATGATCACAACCATCGTTGGAGAAAGCGGTTGTGGTAAAAGCGTGCTGATGAAAGCAATTGAAGGTCTTATCGTTCCGACTTCCGGATCGATCGAGATAGATGGTGAGAAATTATTGGATCAGAATCGAGATGGAGTGAAGCGAATTCGTAAGAAAATGGCGATGCTTTTTCAAGGATCTGCCTTATTGGATTCATTAGATGTTTTTCAAAATGTAGCTCTTCCACTAAAAGAACATACACAAACCAGTGATGATGAGATTTTTGAGATCGTTGAGGAAAAACTGAACCTGGTGGGACTGGAAAATGTAATGCACAAAATGCCTTCCGAACTCAGCGGAGGAATGAAAAAGAGAGTTGCTTTGGCCAGAGCAATAATTTTGCAACCAGATTATATAATTTATGATGAACCGACTACAGGATTAGATCCAATTATTGCTTCAGAAATTACTTCTCTAATAATGAAACTTCACAATAATTATAATATTACATCTATCGTCATCACTCACGATCTGGATTGCATAAAAAACTTGAAAAGCAATATTGCCATGATCAATGATAAAAAGATCATTTTTAATGGTTCATTCCAGGAATTTATGAATTCCAAAAATGAACATGTACGTAAATTTTCAGGAAATTAG
- the mtaB gene encoding tRNA (N(6)-L-threonylcarbamoyladenosine(37)-C(2))-methylthiotransferase MtaB: MINFMKTIAAITFGCKVNQYETSCILDEFAQHGYKIVDFNKPADIYIINSCTVTNRTDYKSRNALRKALQQKEINPGTKVVITGCYSQRNSDEILKIGDVDLIVDNNEKSKIYELIEYDKNLPGFGNLERLNIFDELSTTQMIDHSRAFIKVQDGCDYYCAYCAVAYARGPSRSRDKDKVIDQITILTEKGYREFVLGGINLGLFGHEKNDNYFLADLLKDIEKINKVKLIRLSSLEPQLFSDDLLNYFKESKKICPHFHIPLQVGCDELLQKMGRKYTTAEFLQTIHKLKQIFPNCAIGIDVIAGLPGETDELFQKTYDYLKSLDFTYLHVFSYSRRPGTRAAEMKEQVNGKFINKRSNILTQLSQQKTENYISKSLNSKTELRGVIEQKKDGFWTALSDHFIRIYISSEKDLEKKYLHFIPIKKRLNGIEVERINVKAESEKN; encoded by the coding sequence ATGATAAATTTTATGAAAACCATCGCTGCCATCACGTTCGGCTGCAAAGTGAATCAATACGAAACTTCCTGCATATTGGATGAATTCGCACAGCATGGATATAAAATTGTCGATTTTAACAAACCCGCAGATATTTATATAATCAATTCCTGCACTGTTACCAATCGTACAGATTACAAAAGCCGTAATGCTCTACGAAAAGCATTGCAACAAAAAGAAATCAATCCTGGAACAAAAGTGGTCATAACAGGTTGTTATTCTCAAAGAAATAGTGATGAAATTCTGAAGATCGGTGATGTAGACCTGATTGTGGATAACAACGAGAAAAGTAAAATTTATGAGTTGATAGAATACGATAAAAACCTTCCAGGTTTCGGAAACCTGGAAAGGTTGAATATTTTCGACGAACTATCCACCACGCAAATGATCGATCATTCCCGTGCTTTTATCAAAGTTCAGGATGGCTGCGATTATTATTGTGCATATTGTGCGGTAGCTTATGCACGCGGACCTTCCCGCAGTCGAGATAAAGATAAGGTTATAGATCAGATTACAATCCTAACTGAAAAAGGTTATCGCGAATTCGTTCTGGGTGGCATTAATCTGGGACTTTTCGGACATGAAAAAAATGATAATTATTTTCTGGCTGATCTGCTAAAAGACATCGAAAAAATCAATAAAGTCAAATTGATCCGACTCAGTTCACTGGAACCACAACTTTTCAGTGATGATCTGCTGAATTATTTTAAAGAAAGCAAAAAGATCTGTCCGCATTTTCATATTCCACTGCAGGTTGGCTGCGATGAACTTCTTCAGAAAATGGGCCGAAAATATACAACAGCAGAATTTCTCCAAACGATCCACAAACTCAAACAAATTTTCCCAAACTGTGCAATCGGAATCGATGTGATAGCTGGTTTGCCGGGAGAAACCGATGAACTCTTCCAGAAAACTTATGATTATCTGAAATCTTTGGATTTTACCTATCTTCATGTTTTTTCATATTCGCGCCGTCCGGGAACACGAGCTGCAGAAATGAAAGAGCAAGTAAATGGTAAGTTCATCAATAAACGAAGTAATATTTTAACGCAACTTTCCCAGCAGAAAACAGAAAATTACATATCAAAAAGCCTGAATTCCAAAACAGAACTTCGTGGAGTTATCGAACAGAAAAAAGATGGTTTTTGGACAGCCCTTTCCGATCATTTCATCAGGATATATATCTCTTCAGAAAAAGATTTGGAAAAAAAGTATTTACACTTTATTCCCATAAAGAAAAGATTAAATGGAATTGAAGTAGAGAGGATAAACGTGAAAGCAGAAAGTGAAAAAAATTAA
- the gyrA gene encoding DNA gyrase subunit A: protein MIHDRSRIELIEIEDVLKKAYLEYSMSVIVSRALPDVRDGLKPSQRRILYAMNELNLTPGRGFRKCAKIAGDTSGNYHPHGEQVIYPTMVRMAQPWSLRYMLVDGQGNFGSQDGDPPAAMRYTEARLQKASVDLMEDLDKETVDFQTNYDDTRQEPTVFPSKFPNLMVNGSSGIAVGMATNMAPHNVSEVCDGIIAYIENPDMEAMDFLKYIKGPDFPTGGYIIGKQGIKDYFQTGHGRVIMRGKAAVETKNNGMEMIVITEIPYMLNKTLLIDKIVSLVKDKKVEGISDIRDESGRQGMRLVITVKRNAEASTVLNKLYKYSQLQTSFSVNNRALVGGIPQVINIKDMVQNFVDFRHEVVVRRTQYELKNAEHRLHILEGYRIALDNIDDIIKTIRASKTTTEASENLQEKFKLSEIQAKAILDMRLQKLTGLEREKVEEEYNKLVKFVAKLKNILEKKHLRMNIIKRETNEIKEKYKDLRRTTILEGNADIDTEDMIADEEMVVTISHSGYIKRLPIATYRKQGRGGKGLAGSNLKDDDFVESIFVASTHAYILFFTNFGKCYWLKVHRIPNVGRLARGKAIVNLLQLEKDEKIEAFVTARDFEQPHYVTMVTKKGTVKKSELNAFSRPRVNGIIAIKLIEGDRLIDAKITEGDNDILLATSHGYANRFHESDARSMGRNSQGVRGIRLREGDEVVSMVVIKREGTLLAISENGYGKRTEISDYKVTKRGSKGVITLKTTKRNGNLVALLEVVDNDDLMIVTREGMIIRQAVDRISVIGRNTQGVKLIGLNKGDQVYDLARIFAEDEEEEEILENVFETDKEATDSEETTEETTSDDSAEESDMEEDELIDSEEDKETEPEEDSEESDETEEEKPKKRGRKPKNEELTLDFDLDE from the coding sequence ATGATACATGATAGATCGAGAATTGAACTTATAGAAATAGAAGATGTTTTAAAGAAAGCTTATCTGGAATATTCCATGAGCGTGATCGTGTCACGTGCTCTTCCAGATGTGCGTGACGGTTTGAAGCCTTCTCAACGTAGAATTTTGTATGCAATGAATGAATTGAACCTGACTCCGGGAAGAGGATTTAGAAAATGTGCAAAGATCGCCGGTGATACTTCCGGTAATTATCACCCTCATGGTGAACAGGTCATCTATCCTACGATGGTTCGTATGGCTCAACCCTGGAGTTTACGCTACATGCTGGTAGATGGACAGGGAAACTTTGGTTCCCAGGATGGAGATCCACCTGCTGCTATGCGTTACACAGAAGCCAGATTACAAAAAGCTTCTGTAGATCTGATGGAGGATCTGGATAAGGAAACGGTTGATTTCCAGACTAACTACGACGATACACGCCAGGAACCTACTGTATTCCCATCTAAATTTCCCAACTTGATGGTAAATGGTTCTTCTGGTATTGCTGTAGGAATGGCAACGAATATGGCTCCTCACAACGTTTCTGAAGTTTGTGACGGAATCATAGCTTATATCGAAAATCCAGATATGGAAGCAATGGACTTTTTGAAGTACATAAAAGGACCGGATTTCCCAACTGGTGGCTACATCATTGGCAAACAGGGAATAAAAGATTATTTCCAGACAGGTCATGGCCGTGTGATAATGCGCGGAAAAGCAGCTGTGGAAACTAAAAACAATGGAATGGAAATGATAGTTATCACCGAGATTCCATACATGTTGAACAAAACTCTTCTCATTGATAAAATTGTTAGTCTTGTTAAAGATAAAAAAGTAGAAGGTATCAGCGACATACGAGATGAATCGGGTCGTCAGGGAATGCGACTTGTAATTACAGTAAAAAGGAATGCAGAAGCAAGTACCGTTCTCAATAAACTTTATAAATATTCTCAATTGCAGACCAGTTTCAGCGTCAATAATCGAGCTCTGGTTGGTGGAATTCCTCAAGTGATAAATATAAAAGATATGGTTCAGAATTTTGTAGATTTCCGTCATGAGGTTGTGGTTCGCCGTACTCAGTATGAATTGAAAAATGCTGAACACCGTTTACATATTTTGGAAGGTTACAGAATAGCCTTGGATAATATCGACGATATCATCAAAACGATCCGAGCTTCCAAAACTACAACCGAAGCCAGTGAAAATCTCCAGGAAAAATTTAAATTAAGTGAAATCCAGGCAAAAGCAATCCTGGATATGAGATTGCAGAAATTAACTGGATTAGAAAGAGAAAAGGTAGAAGAAGAATACAATAAACTGGTCAAGTTTGTAGCAAAACTGAAAAACATTTTAGAAAAAAAACATCTCAGAATGAATATAATCAAACGAGAAACAAACGAGATAAAAGAAAAATACAAAGATCTCAGACGCACAACGATCCTGGAAGGTAATGCCGATATCGATACTGAAGATATGATAGCTGATGAAGAAATGGTGGTAACGATTTCTCATAGTGGATACATCAAGCGTCTTCCTATTGCTACTTATAGAAAACAGGGAAGAGGTGGAAAGGGTCTTGCTGGTTCAAACTTGAAAGATGATGATTTTGTGGAAAGTATATTTGTAGCATCTACTCACGCTTATATTCTGTTCTTTACAAACTTTGGAAAATGCTATTGGCTCAAAGTTCATCGCATTCCAAATGTAGGTAGATTGGCTCGTGGTAAAGCGATCGTTAACTTGCTGCAACTGGAAAAAGATGAGAAGATCGAAGCTTTTGTAACAGCTCGTGATTTTGAGCAACCGCATTATGTAACGATGGTTACCAAAAAAGGAACTGTGAAGAAATCAGAATTGAATGCTTTTTCTCGTCCCAGAGTAAATGGAATTATTGCCATCAAGCTTATTGAAGGTGATCGTTTGATCGATGCCAAGATCACGGAAGGTGATAACGATATTTTACTTGCCACAAGTCATGGATATGCAAACCGTTTCCATGAATCTGATGCACGCAGCATGGGAAGAAATTCTCAAGGAGTTCGCGGAATCAGATTGCGAGAAGGTGATGAAGTTGTTTCGATGGTTGTCATCAAGCGTGAAGGAACTCTGCTTGCAATAAGTGAGAATGGATATGGAAAACGTACCGAGATCAGTGATTATAAAGTAACCAAACGCGGCAGCAAAGGTGTGATAACCCTGAAAACTACAAAACGAAATGGCAACCTGGTTGCTCTGCTGGAAGTTGTAGATAATGATGATTTGATGATCGTAACCAGAGAAGGAATGATCATTCGTCAGGCGGTGGATCGCATTTCTGTTATCGGTCGAAATACCCAGGGTGTCAAATTGATCGGATTGAATAAAGGAGATCAGGTATACGATCTGGCACGCATCTTCGCTGAAGATGAAGAGGAAGAAGAAATCCTGGAAAATGTATTTGAAACTGATAAAGAAGCTACCGACTCTGAAGAAACAACAGAAGAAACAACCAGTGATGATAGTGCTGAAGAATCAGATATGGAAGAAGACGAACTGATTGATTCAGAAGAAGATAAAGAAACAGAACCTGAAGAAGATTCTGAAGAATCAGATGAAACTGAGGAAGAAAAACCAAAGAAAAGAGGTCGAAAACCAAAAAATGAAGAGCTGACTCTGGATTTTGACCTTGACGAATAA